From Saprospiraceae bacterium, one genomic window encodes:
- a CDS encoding rhodanese-like domain-containing protein — MKIHPIFLLVLSFTSFGFIQSSFAQSKTVNVKELMDKKPGILIDVRSIEEWNAGHHQLAKHYDWSNGDFEKASVNFDKNKTYYLYCAAGRRAGDAAEFLKKKGFKNAVNLGGLSNLK, encoded by the coding sequence ATGAAAATCCATCCAATCTTTCTTTTGGTTCTCTCTTTTACTAGCTTTGGTTTTATCCAATCCAGTTTCGCTCAATCCAAAACGGTGAATGTCAAAGAATTGATGGATAAAAAACCGGGAATTCTGATTGACGTGCGCAGCATCGAAGAATGGAATGCAGGTCATCACCAACTTGCAAAACATTACGATTGGAGCAATGGCGATTTTGAAAAAGCCAGTGTCAATTTTGATAAGAACAAGACCTATTATCTCTATTGCGCTGCTGGACGTAGAGCCGGAGACGCCGCTGAGTTCTTAAAAAAGAAGGGATTCAAAAATGCGGTAAACCTTGGCGGTTTGAGCAATCTGAAGTAG
- the hflX gene encoding GTPase HflX produces MNSSWNTRQVSRPNSQEPEKAILVGLILPGQSEALVQEHLDELEFLALTAGALVIKRYIQKLNGPDSRTYIGKGKVEEIAAYIDLFPADMVIFDDDLSGKQQNILEEILKVKIIDRSFLILDIFASRAQTAQARTQVELAQLQYIYPKLRGMWTHLERQRGGIGMRGPGEQEIETDRRIVKEKIAILKKKLEKIDLQNVTQRKNRDEMIRVSLVGYTNVGKSTLMNLVSKSDVFAENKLFATLDTTVRKVVWDAMPFLMSDTVGFIRKLPHHLIESFKSTLDEVRESDILLHVIDVAHPAFKDQIQTVQKTLEDMGLKEKKLIMIFNKMDRWREITFDDYVDQATKNQIEADLKDSLQNKYKVQMEFISAKSMENIENLRVLLKAEIEKMYAIRYPYRAKKF; encoded by the coding sequence TTGAATTCTAGCTGGAATACCAGACAGGTTTCCCGGCCCAATTCTCAAGAACCCGAAAAGGCCATTTTAGTGGGTCTGATCTTGCCGGGTCAATCGGAGGCATTGGTGCAGGAGCATCTGGATGAATTGGAGTTTCTCGCCCTCACGGCCGGTGCCCTGGTGATCAAGCGGTACATCCAAAAACTAAACGGACCCGACAGCCGTACCTACATCGGCAAAGGAAAGGTGGAGGAAATAGCGGCTTACATTGATTTGTTTCCGGCGGACATGGTCATTTTTGACGATGATCTGAGTGGCAAGCAACAAAATATTCTGGAAGAAATTCTGAAAGTAAAAATCATCGACCGCAGCTTTTTGATCCTGGATATTTTTGCGAGCAGGGCACAAACCGCACAGGCGCGCACCCAGGTAGAACTGGCCCAACTCCAGTACATTTACCCAAAGCTGAGAGGGATGTGGACCCACCTTGAAAGACAGCGCGGGGGCATCGGGATGCGGGGGCCGGGCGAACAGGAAATCGAAACAGACCGCAGGATCGTCAAGGAAAAGATTGCCATTCTCAAGAAAAAACTGGAAAAAATCGATCTTCAAAACGTAACCCAGAGGAAAAACAGAGACGAGATGATCAGGGTTTCTCTGGTAGGTTATACCAATGTGGGTAAATCCACGCTCATGAATCTGGTGAGTAAATCGGATGTCTTTGCTGAGAATAAATTGTTTGCCACCCTGGATACGACCGTGCGCAAAGTCGTCTGGGATGCCATGCCTTTTTTAATGTCGGACACCGTTGGATTTATCCGAAAACTTCCTCATCATTTGATCGAAAGTTTTAAGTCCACCCTGGACGAGGTACGGGAAAGTGATATACTCTTGCATGTGATTGATGTAGCCCATCCGGCTTTTAAGGATCAGATTCAGACGGTTCAAAAAACTTTGGAGGACATGGGCCTGAAGGAAAAAAAGCTCATCATGATTTTCAATAAGATGGACCGATGGAGAGAAATCACTTTCGACGATTATGTGGATCAGGCCACCAAAAATCAGATCGAAGCAGATCTAAAGGACAGTCTTCAAAACAAATACAAGGTTCAAATGGAATTTATTTCGGCAAAGTCCATGGAAAACATCGAAAATCTCAGGGTTTTGTTGAAGGCTGAAATCGAGAAAATGTATGCAATCCGGTATCCGTATCGGGCGAAGAAGTTTTAA
- a CDS encoding SAM-dependent methyltransferase translates to MSIHRLYKPMLLKLIQSGQQISDAEFNKIYPPAIRKLALTHFSPLEVSKQAVEWLSHPGVSKILDIGAGAGKFCTIGAVCSDAYYYGVEQRLDLCSIARGVCERFKISRVEMIHANVLDISFRDFEAFYFFNSFHENLSVEERIDDSLLLHRDLYNRYSEHVREQLDGMPQGTRLVTYFSHLKEIPASYQLQCSEFDRKLKLWIKADA, encoded by the coding sequence ATGTCCATCCATCGTCTGTACAAGCCCATGCTTCTCAAACTCATTCAATCCGGCCAGCAGATCTCCGATGCGGAATTCAATAAAATCTATCCGCCCGCGATCCGCAAATTGGCCCTGACCCATTTCTCTCCCCTCGAGGTGAGCAAACAGGCTGTCGAATGGCTTTCCCATCCCGGGGTCTCGAAAATATTGGACATCGGCGCGGGCGCCGGCAAGTTCTGTACCATTGGGGCCGTTTGCTCCGATGCTTATTATTACGGGGTCGAACAAAGACTGGATCTTTGCAGCATCGCCAGAGGCGTTTGCGAGCGTTTTAAAATCTCCAGGGTGGAGATGATTCATGCGAATGTCCTGGACATTTCTTTCAGGGATTTCGAGGCATTTTATTTTTTCAATTCTTTCCACGAAAATCTATCGGTCGAAGAGAGAATCGATGACAGCCTCCTGCTTCACCGCGACTTGTACAATCGGTATTCTGAGCATGTCAGGGAGCAACTGGATGGAATGCCCCAGGGTACCAGACTGGTCACTTATTTTAGTCATCTGAAAGAGATTCCGGCCAGCTACCAACTGCAATGCAGCGAATTTGACCGCAAACTAAAACTCTGGATCAAAGCCGATGCCTGA
- a CDS encoding type II toxin-antitoxin system HicA family toxin: MSKFQKIVDRLISGSGTITYAELVYILSKFGYKEIKIGKTSGSRVAFYNDSKRLLIRLHKPHPGNELKEYQTKLIRTHLEQNKLL; the protein is encoded by the coding sequence GTGAGTAAATTTCAAAAAATAGTAGATCGTTTAATAAGTGGTTCAGGAACAATTACTTATGCTGAATTGGTCTATATTTTATCAAAATTTGGTTATAAAGAAATCAAAATAGGTAAAACAAGTGGTTCTCGGGTTGCTTTTTATAATGACTCTAAAAGGTTATTGATTAGATTGCACAAACCACACCCTGGAAACGAATTAAAAGAATATCAAACCAAGCTCATTCGAACTCATCTTGAACAAAATAAACTATTATGA
- a CDS encoding type II toxin-antitoxin system HicB family antitoxin, translating into MIDRLVFEDFIGSVHFSSADETFFGKLEGVNDLVTFEGSSVKELKKSFKEAVLDYKALCEETGKNVNKSFKGSFNVRIDPKLHELAYIKATKEGISLNQFVQDAMKKQLVK; encoded by the coding sequence ATGATAGATAGATTGGTATTTGAAGATTTTATTGGATCAGTCCACTTCTCTTCTGCGGACGAAACATTCTTTGGAAAACTTGAAGGAGTAAATGATTTAGTAACATTCGAAGGATCTTCAGTAAAAGAATTAAAAAAGTCATTTAAAGAAGCAGTATTGGATTATAAAGCCTTGTGTGAAGAAACAGGAAAAAATGTAAACAAATCATTTAAAGGATCTTTTAATGTTAGAATTGACCCTAAACTTCATGAACTAGCTTACATCAAAGCAACCAAAGAAGGCATTAGCCTTAATCAATTTGTTCAAGATGCTATGAAAAAACAACTCGTAAAATGA